The region tagttataaacaattttattatattacaaaacaaaatatatttcattttttagtatttatatatagtCATACAAATTGAAAAGAAGTTAAAAAGTAACTTTCTGTTAGGGCAATCTCCATCTCGTAATGGGCTTACTTATTTCTGCCTGCTACATAACTTATCGAGATAAGgagtataattatttgaaattgctatatattgtgaaaatttaatttattgtatcatTTAGAATTCGACGATAGAAAAAGTGAGGTCGTGAAGTGGTAGAGACAGTCAACAAAATGAAATCTATAATCAAATcgaagtatatttatttcgtCGTATTTACAGGTATTTAAcactaacaaatttaataacgtattttttaaatgacgcGTACTTGAAAACAACCTTGTAAAAACGTCAATTTAGATGATCGAAAATTGATCTCATgtgtaaaatgtgtttaatgttattgtagatttttttttttttgatatagaACATGACATCAAGGGTTATTTAAACATGAATTGTTAACTTTCGTATCcatgaattgtttattatttataattgatcaaTTGCTttccatacatttttataattttctttaataaattttgatttaattgttCACCAGACGaaattttcaatgtaaatattttaacaaatttaaattttctataatctacatttatacttttaatttttcatgacATGTCTATATTAAGATATTGTCTACAATTTATTGCttattatactattaaaataaaaaaatactttaatttgattaattaattaggaatTATATCGATATTCGTATTTAaagtatacaaaaatttaatgtttaaaatctgacaaaaacataattattgatttgcaGATTGaaagtttatgtaaatatttgtttgtattgACTCAGTAAGGCACCaatccaaataaattttcatttcagtCAATATTGTCGCATTTTCCACTGGGACGCTGATGTTCAGCACATCCTCACAAATTTCCAAACTGAGTGACATCAAAAACAGCCCTTTGGGTAGGGAGATAACCAGCAACGAAGAAAGTTGGATTGGCTCATTGATTTCAGTCGGAGGAATTTTAGGACCGGTGATGTTGGGGTTCCTGTCATCAAAAATCGGAAAACGCTACTCTGTCTTATCGTTAGCTGTGCCCTTCGCGTTTGCAACACTAACATATGCCTTTGCAGAAACGATTTATCTGTTTTTTATTGCTAGAGTTATCAGTGGCATAGGTATTGCTTCGACATTTTCCTTAGTTATATTGTACGTGGCGGAGATATCAGACACACAGAAAAGGGGATTGTTTTCCTcatcttttataatatttttgagctTGGGAATGTTGTACGCATATTGCGTATCACCATATACATCACTGAAAGTTTACAACTTGACTGTGACCGTGTTTCCTGTACTATTTGCGATTCTAGGCATTTACATTATTCCAGAATCGCCTTTCTATTTAGTGGCCAACGGGAGAGAAGAGGAAGCAATAGAAGTGCTTACCAAGCTGAGAGAGGCAGATGCTAACATAAAGGAAGAAATACAAGTTATTAAAGATGCTCTCACTAAGAACACCGAACAAGCTTCTATTAAAGATATGTTTAGTACAAAAGCGGCAAGGTTAgcattttttctttcaatattattgGTAGTCAGTCAGCAATTTTCTGGAATGGCTGTTATTTTGGCTTATACCgaacaaatatttaaggaaACAAACAGTACTTTAACACCTGCAGAatcttcaattattattggcgtggtaggatttttattttcacccCTTGCTCCAATGCTGACTGATAAATTTGGTAGAAGATTTTTGCTCTTATCGTCCATTTCTGGCAATGTATTAATGCTAGTAGTTATAGGattgtattttttcttaaaagacaATGGCACTAACGTAGATTCAATATCTTGGCTACCTATAGTGTGtgtagttatatttattttctttaacacATTTGGattattttctctaatttGGCCAATAATTTCTGAACTACTACCCCAAAATGTTAAGTCACAAGGTGCCGGCGTTATGAGTCTGCTCTCCAATTTATCAGGATTTGTGGTTACTTTCTTGTTCCCGATAATGCAGGACTCAATGGGATTGGCAGGACTTTTTTGGTTCTATGGAGGAGTTATTTTGGTGACCGggatctatttttatttcaaattgccAGAGACTAGAGGAAAGAGCATGCAGGAAATTCAAGATATTCTTTCTTCGTAGGAAAAAGATCTTTTAAACATTAACTGtgatactttaattaattaaatatgtgatgagaaataaataaaatttatttcgttaggatatacttattttaaatttatggttcGTCGATGGAGGTCATTTTTTTTGTAGTAACTGTTATAAATCTCAGTACTGTAAAAACGATAATGAGTTGAAGAGTTAAAGTTGTATGAGAAATaagatttcttaataaaagaattaactAGAAGAAATgtagaaatgtttttttttatagctacctcaaaatcttatttaacacaataaattaataattgtgggGAACCATTTTTCCCTAtttgaatgtataaaattacaaaaatatatttattattattttgctacattaattaatctattaaattttaatattatactatgtatatgtatatgtatatgtaaagATTAGATATAATATAGATTACAGCTGGTGAGAGCTGGATTAGTGATTAGTTTTGGGTATTATGTAAATCATAATCTTGAATTGAAATGAACACTGTTGAAAAcaaaacgttttattttttatgacttttcttcggaataataataattaagaatgataaaatagtaaatgtatgtattagtaactaaattaaatagaaaatatgtagacaaaaaaattaaaaaaacatatactctcagttaaaatatgatttattcaaagtAGACTCTTTAGCAGTCTAGACTTCGTTTTTGGATTTACCACACATATACAAGAATATTGTAGACCCGAATTGTCTACATTAACTAACATTTTTTGCAATAGCattgagaattttaaatataagtaatgtgtgttttatttggaatttatattgttaaaattgtggCATGCATGTAATGTTAttacgtatttaatttaaaaataatcatcataTCTTATCCTagtcatattttcaacatcatcaaaggtaagtaaaatcattgtatttctaatttatttttatcaagtggtctgtaattatgtatttataaataaattatatgaattgaCTAAGACCCTTATCAAATTTGTAGTATCTGATAATTACATtaggaaaaaattgtttctattgTTAAAAGTATCAAAACATAATAGTACAGCATAATTCTTCTCATCTTCATATGTtatgttgaaaatttttaatattaattagtcccttacaaactaaataatttgtttcatcGATGTGAAATGAAAATCAAACATTTACTTTTGAATAGGCTAAGTAACTTCCTGGTTGTATCACGCAATTTGGGTAagtgtatttaatataattaataattctcttTTACTGCTCCAATAATTgggatattcaatttttttcctacatattaataaatcaattgacGTCAAAATTGGACAAACTGAATAGTTATGAAAATGATTTCATTGACATGatgttaatattgaaaaatacattttttttttgtttttattctttaaaatatataacttcatatttaaacaaagataaaagatatagttgattttattaatatttatgagtaattaataaaataaataataatattaaataccaaTTTCTCCAATTGCTTCTCCATCCCCACCTTATTCGTCAGATTTAGCTCCATCGGACTATTATCTCTTCCCAAAcctcatcaataaaaaattcaactcGCGctcaaaaagttgaaaaatcgCTGGAATAAGTATATCGATCTGAAAGGACGCCCTCGAAGGTaactatattgaataataaaatcaaattctatcaaagacaaatttttttctatgctAGTCTACGAACTTTTCAGCTCAACtgctaatttataattatcaaacgATCCGTAatcatgaatttataaaaagtaaatgaacATGATACGTCATTGTCTATGACTATTGTCACATTTTTTTAGTCTTTTACATTACATTAGTGAATCGTTGTTgccattgttaaaaatatcaaagcaTAACATAATCCTTCTCATTTTTATATGCCATGTTTGggaattt is a window of Aethina tumida isolate Nest 87 chromosome 7, icAetTumi1.1, whole genome shotgun sequence DNA encoding:
- the LOC109601706 gene encoding facilitated trehalose transporter Tret1-like, yielding MKSIIKSKYIYFVVFTVNIVAFSTGTLMFSTSSQISKLSDIKNSPLGREITSNEESWIGSLISVGGILGPVMLGFLSSKIGKRYSVLSLAVPFAFATLTYAFAETIYLFFIARVISGIGIASTFSLVILYVAEISDTQKRGLFSSSFIIFLSLGMLYAYCVSPYTSLKVYNLTVTVFPVLFAILGIYIIPESPFYLVANGREEEAIEVLTKLREADANIKEEIQVIKDALTKNTEQASIKDMFSTKAARLAFFLSILLVVSQQFSGMAVILAYTEQIFKETNSTLTPAESSIIIGVVGFLFSPLAPMLTDKFGRRFLLLSSISGNVLMLVVIGLYFFLKDNGTNVDSISWLPIVCVVIFIFFNTFGLFSLIWPIISELLPQNVKSQGAGVMSLLSNLSGFVVTFLFPIMQDSMGLAGLFWFYGGVILVTGIYFYFKLPETRGKSMQEIQDILSS